In a single window of the Candidatus Eisenbacteria bacterium genome:
- a CDS encoding flagellar protein FlbT encodes MALRLTLKPNERVIIGGTAIRNGDQRAEFWIECEVPVLRESDILSPQAVRTPCERVYLALELLYVDPARAETHLATYHELVADVKAAAPSLTPRLDVMEVEVEQHRLYQALRSARQLLEDERGILARAR; translated from the coding sequence TTGGCGCTTCGACTCACACTCAAGCCGAACGAACGCGTGATCATCGGCGGAACCGCGATTCGAAACGGCGACCAGCGCGCTGAATTCTGGATCGAATGCGAAGTACCGGTGCTGCGCGAGTCCGACATCCTGAGCCCGCAGGCGGTTCGCACTCCGTGCGAGCGCGTCTACCTGGCGCTCGAGCTGCTCTACGTCGACCCCGCGCGCGCCGAAACGCACCTCGCGACCTACCACGAACTGGTGGCCGACGTGAAGGCCGCCGCACCCAGCCTGACACCGCGGCTCGACGTGATGGAAGTCGAAGTCGAGCAGCATCGGCTCTATCAGGCCCTGCGCAGCGCCCGCCAACTGCTCGAAGACGAGCGTGGGATCCTCGCCCGTGCACGCTAA
- the flaF gene encoding flagellar biosynthesis regulator FlaF has translation MHANPLDAYETAGKSSRSSRELEATALFKAARQLQDCIANWNATDLRARLSAALNYNQRLWTFFQAELSEPGSVLPAELRAKLLSLSVFVDRRTFELMAKPDPAKLNSLIEINRQVAAGLSQPPTPAGGA, from the coding sequence GTGCACGCTAATCCACTGGATGCCTACGAGACCGCCGGAAAGTCGTCACGCTCGAGCCGCGAGCTCGAAGCCACCGCGCTGTTCAAGGCCGCACGTCAGCTCCAGGACTGCATCGCGAACTGGAACGCGACGGATCTGCGAGCGCGACTCTCGGCCGCGCTGAACTACAACCAGCGGCTGTGGACGTTCTTTCAGGCCGAGCTGAGCGAGCCCGGCAGCGTGCTGCCGGCAGAGCTGCGAGCCAAGCTCCTGAGCCTCAGCGTGTTCGTCGACCGCCGCACGTTCGAGCTGATGGCGAAGCCGGATCCGGCCAAGTTGAACTCCCTCATCGAGATCAATCGACAGGTCGCGGCGGGGCTTTCGCAGCCCCCGACCCCCGCGGGCGGCGCCTAG
- a CDS encoding response regulator, producing the protein MNCLVVDPSATVRRMLARAATDCGCSEVREAEGAPQATELCDETTRLVLTGWPSSGFDAPALVSHMRSRDDDAMGRRFVIVTTRSRSEDVQAAVDGGVDLYLLRPVTPDELRLRIATAMQSLPAVRDVEPDDIESIGGGDSNAPVARAA; encoded by the coding sequence ATGAATTGCCTGGTCGTGGACCCGTCCGCGACGGTGAGGCGCATGCTGGCTCGCGCCGCCACCGACTGCGGATGCAGCGAGGTTCGCGAGGCCGAGGGCGCGCCCCAGGCGACCGAGCTGTGCGACGAGACCACGCGGCTGGTGTTGACCGGCTGGCCGAGTTCGGGCTTCGACGCTCCCGCGCTGGTGAGCCACATGCGCTCGCGCGACGACGATGCGATGGGACGCCGCTTCGTGATCGTCACCACGCGCTCGCGCTCCGAGGACGTGCAGGCCGCCGTCGACGGTGGCGTGGATCTCTACCTGCTGCGCCCGGTGACGCCCGACGAGCTGCGGCTTCGCATCGCGACCGCCATGCAGTCGCTGCCCGCGGTGCGCGACGTCGAGCCCGACGACATCGAGAGCATCGGCGGCGGCGACTCGAACGCGCCGGTCGCCCGCGCCGCCTGA
- a CDS encoding alpha/beta hydrolase produces the protein MIRAPRFLTLLMLIGAVTGLALLRESTPTPNAHGTFGRGPRVVLVHGLGSSDADWLPTARALARRHQVTLVDLPGHGLSDMPHNFSLEEARVALDVALAEIGNEPVTLVGHSVGGLVCAAEALASPGRVRALVLIETALKPPMNEAARAGLLAALDSDYDGVIHAAYLDFGRDAEQGERLYREVRALDSTTVKRWIRLAMTSDISAQMTRLQPPMLAIFAPRTWGPDERWEDVAAIIGFDQVPQLEVERIRDAGHFVMLDQPQELAARIARFAAHPEGEPIAGR, from the coding sequence GTGATTCGCGCTCCGCGCTTCCTGACGCTGCTGATGCTGATCGGCGCGGTGACGGGGCTCGCGCTGCTGCGCGAGAGCACGCCGACGCCGAATGCGCACGGCACGTTTGGCCGCGGTCCGCGCGTGGTGCTGGTGCACGGGCTCGGAAGCAGCGATGCGGACTGGCTGCCGACCGCGCGCGCGCTGGCGCGTCGCCACCAGGTGACGCTGGTCGATCTGCCGGGCCACGGCCTGAGCGACATGCCGCACAACTTTTCGCTCGAAGAAGCACGCGTGGCGCTCGACGTGGCGCTGGCCGAGATCGGGAACGAGCCGGTCACCCTGGTCGGGCACTCGGTCGGCGGCCTCGTGTGCGCGGCCGAGGCGCTCGCTTCGCCGGGGCGCGTGCGTGCGCTGGTGCTGATCGAGACCGCGCTCAAGCCGCCGATGAACGAAGCGGCACGCGCCGGCCTGCTGGCCGCACTCGACTCCGACTACGACGGCGTGATCCACGCCGCCTACCTCGACTTCGGGCGTGACGCCGAGCAGGGCGAGCGGCTCTATCGCGAGGTGAGGGCGCTCGACTCGACCACGGTCAAGCGCTGGATCCGACTCGCCATGACGAGCGACATCTCGGCACAGATGACGCGCCTGCAGCCGCCGATGCTCGCGATCTTCGCGCCACGCACCTGGGGACCCGACGAGCGCTGGGAAGACGTCGCTGCGATCATCGGCTTCGACCAAGTGCCGCAGCTCGAGGTCGAGCGGATCCGCGACGCCGGCCACTTCGTGATGCTCGATCAGCCGCAGGAACTGGCGGCTCGCATCGCGCGCTTCGCCGCGCATCCGGAAGGTGAGCCGATCGCGGGTCGGTAG
- a CDS encoding alpha/beta hydrolase — protein MKRIAIIAIAIAAALIAAASQHPARAADVAATLKTTELGKGPTIVLVHSLGGGRMQWIPTTKRLMSNHRVVMVDLPGHGGSTMPDPFSFEASAAALAQLLSQYKAESTIVVGQGIGGLISLVAAGTHPERLKGLMLIDAAARLEMQIPEQQQKYFLEYLESNYDAVMKPMFLAQARDSAEGVVLWATASQVPAITMKSYFRTLLNFDGSKYARGFKPALMFVGTEKVWPTEKKWEELAKSMGYEEAAAIPNRRLTGAAASVWAQQPDSLAALISAFADQAYARK, from the coding sequence GTGAAGCGCATCGCCATCATTGCCATCGCCATCGCCGCCGCGTTGATCGCGGCCGCGTCGCAGCACCCCGCCCGCGCCGCCGATGTCGCGGCCACGCTCAAGACCACCGAGCTCGGCAAGGGGCCGACGATCGTGCTGGTCCACAGCCTCGGCGGGGGGCGCATGCAGTGGATCCCCACCACCAAGCGCCTCATGTCGAATCACCGCGTGGTCATGGTGGATTTGCCGGGCCACGGCGGCAGCACCATGCCGGACCCGTTCTCGTTCGAGGCGTCGGCCGCGGCCCTCGCGCAGTTGCTCTCCCAGTACAAAGCCGAGAGCACGATCGTGGTGGGGCAGGGGATCGGCGGACTGATCTCGCTCGTGGCGGCGGGCACGCACCCGGAGCGCCTGAAGGGGCTGATGCTGATCGACGCCGCGGCGCGGCTCGAGATGCAGATCCCCGAGCAGCAGCAGAAGTATTTCCTCGAGTACCTCGAGAGCAACTACGACGCGGTGATGAAGCCCATGTTCCTCGCGCAGGCGCGTGACTCGGCCGAGGGCGTGGTGCTGTGGGCGACTGCCTCGCAGGTGCCGGCGATCACGATGAAGTCGTACTTCCGCACGTTGCTCAACTTCGACGGCTCCAAGTACGCGAGGGGCTTCAAGCCCGCGCTGATGTTCGTCGGCACCGAGAAGGTGTGGCCGACCGAGAAGAAGTGGGAGGAACTGGCCAAGTCGATGGGCTACGAAGAGGCCGCCGCGATCCCGAACCGTCGCCTCACCGGTGCGGCCGCCTCGGTGTGGGCGCAGCAGCCCGACTCGCTCGCCGCGCTCATCTCGGCGTTCGCCGACCAGGCCTACGCGCGCAAGTGA